Proteins encoded together in one Pseudomonas arsenicoxydans window:
- a CDS encoding Crp/Fnr family transcriptional regulator, whose product MDMQAWRSRLMTGQWFSHLPVPLQDSLLAAARVRRLATGQLLFKRGDPPCGLYAVLEGAVRIGAVSEQGKEALLSLVEPPHWFGEICLFDNQPRTHDAFAVGQCTLLHIPQAVLLKLLDEQPVYWRQLALLMSHKLRLTFINLEQLSLMPAPTRLAHRLLMIAGGYGEIDPPRRVLQLPQEQLASMLSLSRQTTNQILKDLQGQGIIGLGYGEIEILDPERLRALVTI is encoded by the coding sequence GGATATGCAGGCTTGGCGTTCGCGCCTGATGACGGGGCAGTGGTTCAGTCATCTACCTGTTCCCTTACAGGATAGTTTGCTGGCAGCGGCCAGGGTTCGGCGCCTGGCGACGGGGCAACTGCTGTTCAAACGCGGCGATCCGCCCTGCGGGTTGTATGCGGTGCTCGAAGGTGCCGTGCGCATCGGTGCCGTCAGCGAGCAGGGCAAGGAAGCGCTGCTGAGCCTGGTGGAGCCGCCGCACTGGTTTGGCGAAATCTGTCTGTTCGACAACCAGCCACGCACCCACGATGCCTTCGCCGTTGGCCAATGCACCCTGTTGCACATCCCGCAGGCGGTCTTGCTCAAGTTGCTCGACGAACAACCGGTGTACTGGCGGCAATTGGCCTTGCTGATGAGCCACAAACTGCGCCTGACCTTCATCAACCTCGAACAGCTGAGCCTGATGCCTGCCCCGACCCGGCTGGCGCATCGTTTGCTGATGATCGCTGGAGGGTACGGCGAAATCGATCCGCCACGCCGCGTGCTGCAATTGCCGCAGGAGCAGTTGGCGTCGATGTTGTCTCTGTCGCGCCAGACCACCAACCAGATCCTCAAGGACTTGCAGGGGCAGGGGATTATCGGTTTGGGCTATGGCGAAATCGAGATTCTGGACCCTGAGCGTTTGCGGGCCTTGGTCACAATCTAG
- a CDS encoding response regulator, translated as MRVLLVEDKPEMAKRLADGLSEASYTVDVALNGMDGRRLIETGKYELIILDVMLPGLNGWQLQQQIRKLGETPVLFLTTKDGIEDRLRGLELHEDDYLLKPFAVSELVARVRKLLRRDRGR; from the coding sequence ATGCGTGTCCTGTTAGTGGAAGACAAACCCGAAATGGCCAAACGCCTGGCCGACGGCCTGAGCGAGGCGAGTTATACGGTCGACGTCGCGCTTAACGGCATGGACGGCCGGCGTTTGATCGAGACCGGCAAATACGAACTGATCATCCTCGATGTGATGCTGCCGGGGCTTAATGGCTGGCAGCTGCAGCAACAGATCCGCAAGCTCGGCGAAACGCCGGTGCTGTTCCTGACCACCAAGGACGGCATCGAGGATCGCCTGCGCGGGTTGGAATTGCATGAGGATGATTACCTGCTTAAGCCGTTTGCCGTGAGTGAGCTGGTGGCGCGGGTGCGCAAGTTGTTGCGGCGGGATCGGGGCCGGTAG
- a CDS encoding helix-turn-helix domain-containing protein, translated as MENLGILIRSLRKERKLSQQELAKQYGMSRSTISGIENNTISEIGLRKVEAILSGFGYELTAVPRQSKRPTLDSLKKANFHG; from the coding sequence ATGGAAAACCTTGGCATACTCATTCGGTCTTTACGCAAAGAGCGAAAGCTTTCGCAACAGGAATTGGCGAAACAGTACGGTATGAGCCGTTCCACGATTTCAGGCATCGAGAACAACACCATTTCCGAAATCGGTTTGCGCAAGGTTGAGGCGATCCTCAGTGGTTTCGGGTATGAGCTCACCGCCGTGCCCCGTCAGTCGAAGCGTCCAACGCTGGACTCTCTGAAGAAGGCCAACTTCCATGGCTGA